The Thalassoroseus pseudoceratinae genome has a segment encoding these proteins:
- the msrB gene encoding peptide-methionine (R)-S-oxide reductase MsrB — MQTRAFLILIVLVVILAAGWSCVRISANHVPQTTPTEELDFNVVDQSDDEWRDKLTAEQFFVLREKGTEPSFKNAYWDEHRSGVYHCAGCDLPLYSSDTKYESGTGWPSFYQPIDQDNVAEEVDYKLFLPRTEVLCRRCGGHLGHVFTDGPEPTGLRYCMNSAALHFHPSDSADDDESQ; from the coding sequence GTGCAAACGCGGGCATTTTTAATACTGATTGTGTTGGTCGTCATTCTGGCTGCGGGATGGAGTTGCGTGCGGATTTCCGCGAACCACGTCCCACAGACGACACCAACCGAAGAACTCGATTTCAACGTGGTCGACCAGAGCGATGACGAATGGCGTGACAAACTCACCGCCGAGCAGTTCTTCGTTCTTCGAGAAAAAGGAACGGAACCCTCGTTCAAGAACGCTTACTGGGATGAACACCGCTCGGGTGTTTATCACTGTGCTGGTTGTGATCTACCCCTGTATTCCAGCGACACAAAATACGAGTCCGGCACGGGCTGGCCGAGTTTTTATCAACCGATCGATCAGGACAACGTCGCGGAAGAAGTCGATTACAAGTTGTTCTTGCCACGTACCGAAGTGCTGTGTCGCCGCTGTGGAGGACACCTCGGGCATGTGTTTACGGATGGTCCGGAGCCGACAGGATTGCGGTACTGCATGAATTCCGCCGCTCTCCATTTTCATCCCTCAGATTCGGCGGACGATGATGAATCTCAATAA
- the msrA gene encoding peptide-methionine (S)-S-oxide reductase MsrA, producing the protein MMNLNKQIVFGSVGLLGMMGLMLSGCGTHIESQESVAAMPDPEPQNSAENVDLADAETGEIVLAGGCFWCTEAVFEELKGVKSVDSGYSGGTEDSAAYTMVSAGLTDHAESIRIRYNPEQIKLDQILEVFFLVAHDPTQKNRQGADVGRHYRSAVFYANEAQKQVVQNFIDQLQAKNIFDAPIVTTLEPLEGFYDAEDYHQNYAKLQSSNPYIQCVAMPKLAKVREKYKDWLADEK; encoded by the coding sequence ATGATGAATCTCAATAAACAAATTGTCTTCGGCAGCGTCGGACTTCTTGGAATGATGGGTCTGATGTTGTCCGGTTGTGGAACCCATATCGAATCTCAAGAATCTGTCGCAGCTATGCCTGATCCCGAACCGCAAAACTCCGCTGAAAATGTTGACCTTGCCGACGCCGAAACGGGTGAAATCGTGTTGGCGGGGGGGTGCTTTTGGTGTACTGAAGCGGTCTTCGAGGAACTGAAGGGTGTGAAATCCGTCGATAGTGGCTACTCCGGCGGGACCGAAGACAGTGCAGCTTACACGATGGTCTCGGCGGGACTAACAGATCACGCGGAATCAATTCGCATTCGGTACAATCCGGAGCAGATCAAGCTCGATCAGATTTTGGAAGTCTTCTTCCTCGTGGCACACGATCCAACACAGAAGAATCGACAGGGTGCCGATGTCGGTCGGCATTATCGCTCGGCAGTGTTCTACGCGAACGAGGCTCAAAAGCAAGTGGTGCAGAATTTTATCGATCAACTGCAGGCGAAGAACATTTTCGACGCCCCAATCGTTACTACGCTTGAACCCTTAGAAGGTTTCTACGACGCGGAAGATTATCACCAGAATTACGCCAAGCTTCAAAGCAGCAACCCCTACATTCAGTGCGTCGCGATGCCGAAATTGGCCAAGGTTCGTGAGAAGTACAAAGATTGGCTGGCCGACGAGAAATGA
- a CDS encoding sensor histidine kinase, whose protein sequence is MRSRLLWSGFFASLTVVTAALVWISQTVLELESAERDLVRQSESNRLALWRMDSFLVPLIARESGRSASAYRLRSEPTEFVKLRFEFRQENKYLCVLPNAPKSDTAEIPDVLCEAVESKDFLEQIQNQSPNEFAVRDEEPPLPQQFENAPPEPLLGQANTSYQQLAAQEVTRNQNEFRKRSQNVLQSNSTIMPPAMRSPEQSPEDLEILGPMQGVWQDGLLLLVRPVSGGGAQFVQGCWLDWEAIRTQMLDDIRDLLPSAELVPSRTAEDGLQLAALPLRLTPGLPPTEILPVWTPLRVSLLIAWGCWLVAAIAVGWVLYCAIRLSERRGAFVSAVTHELRTPLTTFRLYTEMLVDGMVPSDEKRQHYLQTLRVEAERLGHLVENVLSYARLENTRRPDAVEEISVEDFLLRLQSTLQERAVRSDRRLVFLPYSEPLHISADAAAVERILFNLVDNACKYGGDAMNSQIEISARRDGHHVVIAVRDYGPGVSRRQVGRLFRPFSKSASEAAHSAPGVGLGLALSKRLARRMGGDLRCDQSVDQGACFQLTLPRSTATVRD, encoded by the coding sequence ATGCGTTCGCGGTTGCTGTGGAGTGGCTTCTTCGCCTCGCTGACTGTCGTGACGGCGGCGTTGGTGTGGATCAGTCAAACGGTGTTGGAATTAGAATCGGCCGAACGCGATTTGGTACGGCAATCGGAATCGAACCGATTGGCGTTGTGGCGGATGGATTCGTTCTTGGTCCCACTGATCGCCCGCGAAAGCGGACGTTCCGCGAGTGCATACCGTCTGCGATCCGAACCCACTGAATTCGTGAAGTTGCGGTTCGAGTTTCGGCAGGAAAACAAGTACCTCTGCGTCCTTCCGAATGCGCCAAAATCCGACACCGCCGAGATTCCCGATGTTCTCTGTGAGGCGGTGGAATCCAAAGATTTCCTGGAGCAAATTCAGAATCAATCACCGAATGAATTTGCTGTCCGCGACGAAGAGCCGCCTTTGCCCCAGCAATTCGAGAACGCCCCCCCCGAACCATTGTTGGGACAGGCGAATACGTCTTATCAGCAGTTGGCCGCTCAGGAGGTGACGCGGAATCAGAACGAATTCCGGAAACGTTCGCAAAACGTCTTGCAAAGCAATTCCACGATAATGCCCCCCGCGATGCGTTCGCCCGAACAATCGCCGGAGGACTTGGAAATTCTCGGGCCAATGCAAGGAGTTTGGCAAGATGGCTTGCTACTGCTCGTGCGACCTGTCAGCGGTGGTGGCGCACAGTTCGTTCAGGGTTGTTGGCTCGATTGGGAGGCCATCCGAACGCAAATGCTGGACGACATCCGCGATCTTCTGCCAAGTGCCGAGCTGGTCCCTTCACGAACCGCGGAAGATGGTTTGCAATTGGCTGCGTTGCCGCTTCGCCTGACTCCCGGTTTACCGCCCACCGAAATCTTGCCTGTCTGGACACCACTGAGAGTCTCGCTGTTAATCGCTTGGGGGTGTTGGCTTGTTGCGGCTATTGCGGTCGGCTGGGTGTTGTATTGTGCCATCCGATTGAGTGAACGCCGTGGTGCCTTTGTATCTGCCGTAACGCACGAACTGCGAACCCCGCTAACGACATTTCGGCTTTACACAGAAATGCTTGTAGACGGCATGGTTCCGTCAGATGAGAAGCGACAACACTACCTGCAAACGTTGCGAGTGGAAGCGGAGCGTTTGGGGCATCTCGTAGAGAACGTGTTGTCTTACGCCCGTTTGGAGAACACACGTCGTCCTGATGCCGTGGAGGAAATCAGCGTCGAAGACTTCTTACTGCGACTGCAATCGACTCTTCAGGAACGAGCGGTTCGTTCGGACCGCCGTTTGGTTTTTCTGCCATACTCGGAACCATTGCACATCTCTGCGGACGCCGCCGCGGTGGAACGGATTCTGTTCAATCTTGTCGACAACGCTTGCAAATATGGTGGCGATGCAATGAATTCGCAGATCGAGATTTCCGCCCGTCGTGATGGTCATCACGTTGTGATCGCGGTGCGGGACTACGGTCCTGGCGTCTCGCGTCGACAAGTCGGGCGGTTGTTTCGGCCCTTCTCGAAATCCGCGAGCGAGGCGGCACACTCCGCGCCTGGAGTCGGGCTTGGTCTGGCATTATCCAAACGACTCGCACGCCGAATGGGAGGCGATCTGCGTTGCGATCAATCAGTCGATCAAGGAGCGTGTTTTCAGTTAACGCTCCCACGAAGCACAGCGACGGTCCGTGACTGA
- a CDS encoding response regulator transcription factor, whose protein sequence is MKLRILTIEDDPAIRRGLVDAFEFAGFEILEAGRGDHGLKLALECVYDLLVLDLVLPGMSGLDILKAVRIERPTVPIIILSARGDENDRVAGLRLGADDYVVKPFSIRELTARVEAVLRRSPERSSHDVPMCLPHATIDFERGLVEFDDGTEAELTEREADLLRYLRTHAGRVISREELMSHVWRIDPRGLNTRAIDMQVARLREKLRDRGAESPILRTVRGRGYELIVPEVATQEDC, encoded by the coding sequence ATGAAGCTACGAATTCTCACCATCGAAGACGACCCGGCAATTCGGCGTGGTTTGGTAGACGCTTTCGAGTTTGCCGGTTTCGAGATTCTCGAAGCCGGACGTGGCGATCACGGTCTAAAGCTCGCTCTCGAATGTGTTTACGACCTGCTCGTTCTCGATCTTGTGTTGCCTGGAATGAGTGGGTTAGACATCCTGAAGGCCGTTCGGATCGAACGCCCTACGGTTCCCATCATCATTCTGTCCGCACGCGGGGACGAAAACGATCGCGTCGCCGGGCTGCGACTCGGGGCGGACGACTACGTTGTCAAACCGTTTAGCATTCGAGAACTGACTGCCCGTGTCGAAGCGGTTTTGCGGCGTTCGCCGGAGCGTTCCTCGCACGACGTTCCAATGTGCTTACCTCACGCAACAATTGATTTCGAGCGTGGTCTTGTGGAGTTCGATGACGGGACCGAAGCGGAATTGACCGAACGCGAAGCGGATCTGCTGCGATATCTTCGCACACACGCCGGGCGAGTGATCTCGCGGGAGGAACTCATGTCGCACGTTTGGCGAATTGATCCTCGCGGGCTCAACACCCGAGCCATCGACATGCAGGTGGCCCGGTTGCGGGAGAAGCTTCGAGATCGCGGCGCGGAGTCCCCAATTCTGCGGACGGTTCGCGGTCGCGGCTACGAACTCATTGTGCCCGAAGTTGCCACTCAGGAGGACTGTTAA
- a CDS encoding outer membrane protein assembly factor BamB family protein: MSHKTDGVTVTPEHIERDVRSFSTNIISLTAFLLSTGLWYQSPVRGEGPAAAQTQKARPAAANSPDAWGLNAPWRVNRGLQQLLRRADQFAAENRFQEAISLWQEALNHTDRAASTSTSQTIETLLGDREREKKFRYGTFQPIRREIEARLAQLPDSGSRLYRLQANTEAQVLLNLAENESPSQADRVVTQRYFLSDHGDDALWRRASEAFDRQNFVVASRMIDRIVQEHPRSSIPRDWLLLRKSVAEARLGELREAKASWTAFLALNHNQVPSAIQQAVGRELERMFVRADRSGLEETSYQSSSFSLGRTFTGEPVTESWIHSFEYPMTVKTVGSTAKSQTSYHEILERWQSNGWRPTVDLVSRDGKLYFYGTEHVSCCDAATGRFLWRTTHGNEYAFDGLSKAYGNAASGRDRVRPSELESVRLFGDRVHPMLTVSHGHLYCLEGRVLDIGKHSPGGDSPFANSSTNRTRLGPISLAAYDANSGKLKWSKQATEAIGVQGDAALPCGFLAAPAVSGNQLFVPVSRSGEIVMLALSAATGETIWQTTLCDEPSSGAVPWSPVGLNVSGSDLYVATGMGLVFAFDVQTGQMHWATRYDRTGVRKANAGGRPQASDWLPEVDGWETDQLIADGSTLIVLPSDLGRLVALDRRTGALKWDSPRSTDTISYGFDADQSITAPTATREYSPNADEDIRSAEYLIGHSKTSLYVGGRRVVRCYGTHSGKLIWEAGLENACGRGIIVNNSLYVPDGRTIRQLDLETGSQLGRTSFLSATDEPVGNLASDGQRLFVVGCERVLSLIELDEKLHELRQEVLAGDTSSSLLRMKLNARQGDLDQSVADLRVVERMLRRQSGPRVARQAVVDGLIELDLANSRPELTVQWLADIYRVAIAETISGSDAHARNDDQHDESVADSRPRALLATALTAMTKSAQPPSTPIRFASAEDESIPSYASDSLYPILQNAWLWRMAKLEDEATRAVARIVAENSASYLFDSLANPDPLARRFAIAGLEQLQSPTVLSALEHALEDPADSVRLRSAVALLNRGHQESLWTLISLLNSPELSTRRRAIEALRSATAQQFGYHYESVGEADQAAIEQWLDWFDQSGLAADLKLPVRVDDAPIGRLLLTNNKLQRLRETDANGDEVWSKNNVKNIWSCRGLPDGHRVITTTTSPRAVIEYNENGQEIWKKSDLPGTPFSAVRLSNGHLLVACNNKKVYEFRRDETVARTIELPGIPHWVSRLENGNILIALTGSGSTPSEVREVDLTGKVVWQVKSFRTPVAAHRLPNGNTLVADSSTRLIQEFNANGQPVWVHRWQGNQRLNCVHRTSDGKTLVVDDEGLAEIDLRGRVTRRIEESGMRCLDQF, from the coding sequence ATGTCACATAAGACCGATGGAGTCACCGTAACGCCTGAACACATCGAACGGGACGTTCGAAGTTTCAGCACCAACATCATCAGCCTGACGGCTTTTTTACTGTCGACGGGACTGTGGTATCAGTCTCCGGTACGCGGTGAGGGACCGGCAGCAGCTCAGACTCAGAAAGCCCGCCCCGCTGCCGCAAATTCGCCTGACGCATGGGGTTTAAACGCTCCCTGGCGTGTGAACCGCGGTCTTCAGCAACTTCTCCGACGGGCGGATCAATTCGCCGCCGAGAATCGTTTCCAAGAAGCGATTTCCCTCTGGCAAGAAGCTCTTAACCATACCGACCGTGCCGCATCGACGAGCACAAGCCAAACGATCGAAACGCTCCTTGGCGACCGCGAACGAGAGAAGAAGTTTCGCTACGGAACCTTCCAACCGATTCGTCGCGAAATTGAAGCTCGATTGGCCCAATTGCCGGACTCCGGAAGTCGGCTTTACCGATTGCAGGCCAACACGGAAGCTCAGGTTCTCCTCAATCTCGCCGAGAACGAGTCCCCCTCCCAAGCCGATCGCGTTGTGACCCAACGCTATTTCCTCAGCGATCATGGTGATGATGCTCTCTGGCGACGTGCGTCCGAAGCGTTCGATCGCCAGAATTTTGTGGTCGCCAGTCGAATGATTGACCGGATTGTCCAGGAGCATCCGCGTAGCAGTATTCCGCGAGATTGGTTGCTACTGCGGAAATCTGTTGCGGAAGCTCGTCTCGGCGAATTGCGTGAAGCCAAGGCAAGCTGGACCGCCTTCCTCGCACTGAATCACAACCAAGTTCCCTCGGCAATTCAACAAGCGGTCGGTCGTGAACTGGAGCGCATGTTCGTCCGTGCAGATCGATCGGGACTGGAAGAAACGAGCTATCAGAGTTCTTCATTCAGTCTGGGCCGTACATTCACGGGAGAGCCCGTCACGGAGTCTTGGATCCACTCGTTTGAATATCCAATGACCGTCAAAACCGTAGGATCAACTGCCAAGTCCCAGACTTCGTATCACGAAATTCTGGAGCGTTGGCAATCCAACGGTTGGAGACCAACGGTTGATTTGGTATCCCGCGATGGCAAATTGTATTTCTATGGCACCGAACACGTTTCGTGTTGCGACGCTGCGACCGGCCGATTCCTGTGGCGGACCACTCACGGAAATGAATACGCATTCGATGGCCTATCGAAAGCGTATGGCAATGCTGCTAGTGGGCGAGACCGAGTTCGTCCCTCCGAGCTTGAGAGTGTCCGGCTGTTCGGCGACCGTGTTCATCCCATGCTCACCGTCTCCCATGGACATCTCTATTGTCTGGAAGGGCGGGTCTTGGACATCGGCAAACATAGCCCGGGTGGAGATTCTCCTTTCGCAAATTCGTCAACGAATCGCACACGTTTGGGTCCAATTTCCCTTGCGGCTTACGATGCGAATTCGGGCAAATTGAAATGGTCGAAGCAAGCAACAGAAGCCATTGGTGTGCAAGGAGATGCGGCGTTGCCATGCGGTTTCCTGGCGGCCCCCGCCGTATCCGGCAATCAGCTTTTTGTCCCCGTGAGCCGCTCCGGCGAGATCGTCATGCTCGCACTGTCTGCAGCGACGGGCGAAACGATTTGGCAAACCACACTTTGCGACGAACCATCTTCCGGGGCGGTCCCCTGGTCACCGGTGGGCCTCAATGTGAGCGGAAGCGACTTGTACGTTGCCACCGGAATGGGACTCGTTTTTGCGTTCGATGTTCAAACCGGGCAGATGCATTGGGCTACACGCTACGATCGCACAGGAGTTCGGAAAGCGAACGCAGGTGGACGGCCGCAAGCCAGCGATTGGCTCCCGGAAGTTGACGGATGGGAAACCGACCAATTGATCGCGGACGGTTCCACTCTGATCGTCTTACCATCCGACCTGGGTCGGTTGGTCGCGTTGGACCGCAGAACCGGTGCCCTGAAATGGGATTCCCCACGATCAACAGACACCATTAGCTACGGCTTCGATGCCGACCAGTCTATCACCGCTCCGACGGCAACGCGTGAGTACTCCCCGAACGCCGATGAAGACATCCGAAGCGCGGAATATCTGATCGGACATTCGAAGACATCCTTGTATGTCGGCGGAAGACGAGTGGTCCGCTGCTATGGCACTCACTCTGGCAAATTGATTTGGGAAGCCGGACTCGAGAATGCGTGCGGACGTGGGATCATCGTTAACAACTCGTTGTACGTTCCTGATGGCCGAACGATCCGTCAACTCGATCTCGAAACGGGATCTCAACTTGGCCGAACGTCGTTCCTCAGTGCAACCGATGAGCCCGTGGGAAATCTTGCCAGCGATGGGCAGCGATTGTTCGTGGTGGGATGCGAACGGGTCTTATCGCTCATTGAACTCGACGAAAAACTCCACGAGTTGCGTCAGGAAGTTCTCGCGGGAGACACTTCGTCATCATTACTGCGGATGAAGCTCAATGCCCGCCAAGGAGACTTAGATCAATCCGTGGCGGACTTGCGCGTGGTAGAACGGATGCTGCGACGACAGTCCGGTCCGCGAGTCGCACGTCAGGCGGTTGTCGATGGCTTGATTGAACTTGATCTCGCGAATTCCCGTCCCGAACTCACCGTGCAATGGTTGGCCGACATTTACCGAGTCGCGATTGCAGAAACGATCTCTGGATCCGACGCGCATGCTCGTAATGATGATCAGCATGATGAATCCGTCGCTGATTCTCGACCGCGTGCCTTGCTGGCAACGGCACTCACCGCGATGACGAAGTCGGCCCAACCGCCAAGTACTCCAATTCGGTTTGCGAGCGCGGAAGACGAGTCCATTCCGTCCTACGCGAGCGATTCGCTGTACCCGATCCTGCAAAACGCATGGTTGTGGAGAATGGCCAAATTGGAGGATGAAGCAACACGGGCGGTCGCACGAATTGTTGCAGAGAACAGTGCTTCCTACCTTTTCGATTCTTTGGCAAACCCAGACCCGCTCGCGCGTCGCTTCGCGATTGCCGGCTTAGAGCAACTTCAGTCTCCGACGGTGTTGTCGGCTCTGGAACATGCACTCGAAGACCCTGCGGACTCTGTTCGTTTGCGGTCTGCGGTCGCGTTGCTTAACCGAGGACATCAAGAAAGCCTGTGGACACTCATTTCTCTGTTGAATAGCCCGGAATTGAGCACTCGGCGACGCGCGATCGAAGCACTTCGATCGGCAACCGCACAGCAATTTGGTTATCACTATGAATCGGTCGGCGAGGCCGATCAAGCAGCGATCGAACAGTGGTTGGATTGGTTCGATCAATCCGGCTTGGCAGCGGACCTGAAGTTGCCGGTGCGAGTCGATGACGCTCCGATCGGGCGGCTCTTGCTCACCAACAACAAGCTGCAACGTTTGCGGGAAACCGACGCGAACGGTGACGAAGTTTGGTCGAAAAACAACGTGAAGAATATTTGGAGTTGTCGTGGACTGCCGGATGGGCATCGTGTTATCACGACAACAACCAGCCCGCGAGCCGTGATTGAATACAATGAGAATGGTCAGGAGATCTGGAAGAAATCCGATCTGCCCGGCACACCGTTTTCGGCGGTGCGTCTGAGCAACGGCCATCTTTTGGTCGCGTGCAATAACAAAAAAGTCTACGAATTCCGCCGCGATGAAACCGTCGCTCGGACCATCGAATTGCCTGGCATTCCGCATTGGGTGAGTCGATTGGAAAACGGCAATATCCTCATTGCGTTAACCGGATCGGGCTCCACCCCCAGCGAAGTTCGTGAAGTCGATTTGACTGGCAAAGTCGTTTGGCAGGTCAAGTCCTTCCGAACTCCGGTCGCGGCACATCGACTTCCTAACGGGAACACGCTCGTTGCTGATAGTTCCACACGTCTGATTCAGGAATTCAACGCCAACGGACAGCCGGTTTGGGTTCACCGTTGGCAGGGCAATCAACGGCTCAATTGTGTGCATCGCACTTCTGACGGTAAGACACTCGTCGTGGATGACGAAGGACTAGCCGAGATCGATTTACGTGGTCGTGTGACCCGGCGAATTGAAGAATCTGGCATGCGATGTCTTGATCAGTTCTAA
- a CDS encoding outer membrane protein assembly factor BamB family protein: MDRIDRTLYGMVLGFCLLSASAPVFGGSQIAVEEPLAGPYTQTLQKFGLEPTRESLQHYLQSLHPDPEAVQAIRDLIAQLGHPDFQKREAATKTLLKSPVHLPELLEAAMRESDPEIRWRAKQIWKLARGRSSRILYAAFSVIEQGQITGLAEPILSAFPLCKAPYLERKAAAALAVVATVDDVETLKWVAMGTHEIAGRNLAARTAAIAALERVLGSDADPILEELQNASQPMKVQVAVARAQLNHGNRTALASLGRLLSAEELEVRLQAIRALRSSTPERFGYSPYEGFQSRQVAAEAWREWIANNSTTAELTLPLRDIDVLLGRTLLTNYTQREVIELDHQHNVIWRAEVNGAWGCEGLPNGHRLIASYTGKFLVEFDAAGDEVWRFEELPDKPYSVQRLPNGNTLVPCYGGQLLEIRPDKSIAWELELPERAKSAQMLESGNILLVLYNSGRVVEINRDGTIVWEVEGMERPYSVQRLPNGHTLVANRTENRVVEINRAGEELWSYQSEPSLYRAQRLPDGHTLIVSSAGLVEVDSAGNVVWSREEAGLRGADRY, translated from the coding sequence ATGGACCGTATCGATCGTACCCTCTACGGAATGGTTCTAGGGTTCTGTTTACTTTCGGCGTCCGCGCCGGTTTTCGGTGGTTCCCAGATTGCAGTCGAGGAACCGCTCGCCGGTCCGTATACGCAGACGCTTCAAAAGTTCGGTCTGGAACCGACCCGCGAGTCTCTGCAACATTACCTGCAATCGCTGCACCCGGATCCGGAAGCCGTGCAAGCCATTCGCGACTTGATCGCTCAGCTTGGGCATCCCGACTTCCAGAAACGCGAAGCCGCGACGAAAACTCTCTTGAAATCACCAGTGCACTTACCAGAGTTGCTGGAGGCCGCGATGCGGGAGTCCGACCCCGAGATTCGTTGGCGAGCCAAACAGATTTGGAAGTTGGCCCGTGGACGATCGAGCCGGATTCTCTATGCGGCATTCTCGGTGATCGAGCAAGGACAGATTACTGGTTTGGCCGAGCCAATTTTGTCGGCGTTTCCGTTGTGCAAGGCTCCGTATCTCGAACGGAAAGCGGCTGCGGCACTTGCGGTCGTGGCAACCGTGGATGATGTCGAAACCCTCAAGTGGGTGGCGATGGGAACCCACGAAATCGCCGGTAGAAATCTCGCAGCGCGTACCGCCGCGATTGCAGCATTGGAACGTGTTCTCGGCAGTGACGCCGATCCCATTTTGGAGGAGTTGCAGAACGCATCTCAGCCGATGAAAGTCCAGGTGGCTGTTGCTCGAGCGCAATTGAATCATGGCAATCGAACGGCACTCGCAAGTTTGGGGCGATTGCTTTCGGCAGAGGAACTGGAAGTCCGTTTGCAAGCCATTCGAGCACTACGAAGTTCCACGCCGGAACGGTTCGGATACTCACCGTACGAAGGTTTTCAATCCCGCCAAGTCGCCGCAGAGGCTTGGCGTGAATGGATCGCCAACAACAGCACGACCGCAGAACTCACACTGCCACTCCGAGACATCGACGTCTTGCTGGGACGTACGTTGTTGACCAACTACACGCAACGGGAAGTCATTGAACTCGATCATCAACACAATGTGATTTGGCGAGCCGAAGTGAATGGGGCTTGGGGGTGTGAAGGACTGCCGAACGGGCACCGACTCATTGCATCTTACACGGGTAAGTTTCTCGTGGAGTTCGACGCGGCCGGTGATGAAGTTTGGCGGTTCGAAGAACTTCCCGACAAACCGTATAGCGTGCAGCGTCTCCCGAACGGTAACACTTTGGTTCCGTGTTACGGCGGGCAATTGCTGGAGATTCGTCCCGACAAGAGCATCGCGTGGGAGTTGGAGCTTCCCGAACGGGCGAAGTCGGCTCAAATGCTCGAGAGTGGCAACATCTTGCTAGTTCTCTACAACAGCGGGCGTGTGGTCGAAATCAATCGTGATGGCACAATCGTGTGGGAAGTCGAAGGCATGGAGCGACCATACTCGGTACAACGGTTGCCGAACGGTCATACGTTAGTGGCCAATCGAACAGAAAATCGTGTCGTGGAGATCAACCGTGCCGGGGAGGAACTTTGGTCCTATCAGAGTGAACCAAGCTTGTACCGTGCCCAACGCTTGCCGGATGGACACACGTTGATCGTCAGTTCTGCAGGTCTAGTGGAGGTCGATAGCGCGGGCAATGTGGTCTGGTCGCGTGAGGAAGCGGGACTCCGCGGAGCCGATCGGTATTGA
- the tatC gene encoding twin-arginine translocase subunit TatC, producing MNTQSKDLFDDTAMSFGEHLEILRVHLWKAILGLTVAVVATLFFGNRVISIIRAPIDTALLEHGVTDYVQDDIKEDFDLLAYLEAFFSDEEEQTEEPAEKTAQEIEDEKIARSTIEVVIDARELAGALHEHYPETYPVLPEAKTSEPLTISLRAPEFAQFKDTRDQQHKMVTLTVQEAFLTYVKVSVVAGLLLASPWIFYQLWLFVAAGLYPHERKYVYIYLPLSLGLFLGGAVFCFVLVFPFVLDFLLSFNQWLGVTPQIRLSEWISFALLLPVMFGLSFQLPLVMLFLERISIFTVETYRDKRRMAILVIAIISMFLTPADPMSMMLMMFPLVILYQLGIVMCGVSPKHQSPFEAAS from the coding sequence ATGAACACGCAATCGAAAGACCTCTTCGACGATACCGCTATGAGTTTCGGGGAACACCTCGAAATTCTGCGGGTGCACTTGTGGAAGGCCATTCTCGGTCTGACCGTGGCCGTCGTCGCCACTTTGTTTTTCGGCAACCGCGTCATTTCGATCATTCGCGCCCCCATCGACACCGCTTTGCTCGAACACGGCGTCACGGATTACGTCCAAGATGACATCAAAGAGGATTTTGATCTTCTCGCCTATCTGGAAGCATTTTTCTCCGACGAGGAAGAGCAAACCGAAGAACCCGCGGAAAAAACGGCCCAGGAAATCGAAGATGAAAAGATCGCTCGTTCCACGATTGAAGTCGTCATCGATGCTCGCGAACTCGCTGGCGCACTCCACGAGCACTATCCCGAGACCTACCCAGTCCTGCCGGAAGCCAAGACTTCGGAACCACTAACGATATCCCTCCGAGCGCCAGAGTTTGCTCAGTTCAAAGACACACGAGACCAACAACACAAGATGGTCACCCTGACTGTCCAAGAAGCGTTTTTGACGTACGTGAAAGTGTCCGTCGTTGCTGGTCTGTTGTTGGCGAGCCCTTGGATTTTCTATCAACTCTGGTTGTTCGTGGCGGCCGGGTTGTATCCCCATGAACGCAAGTATGTTTACATTTACTTACCGCTGAGTTTGGGCCTGTTCCTGGGCGGAGCGGTCTTCTGTTTCGTCCTCGTGTTTCCGTTCGTGTTGGACTTCCTTCTCAGCTTTAACCAATGGCTCGGGGTGACGCCGCAGATTCGGTTATCGGAGTGGATCAGCTTTGCGTTGTTGCTGCCGGTGATGTTCGGGTTGAGTTTCCAATTGCCACTGGTGATGCTCTTCCTGGAACGCATTTCAATCTTCACGGTGGAAACGTATCGCGACAAGCGACGCATGGCGATTTTGGTTATTGCGATCATCTCGATGTTCCTGACACCGGCCGATCCGATGAGTATGATGCTGATGATGTTCCCGCTCGTGATCCTGTATCAGTTGGGCATTGTGATGTGTGGGGTCAGTCCAAAACACCAGTCCCCATTTGAAGCTGCCAGCTAA